GTCATGACCATGGACCCATGGACCCGACGACGGTTCCTCCGCGCCTCAGGCGTCGCTGCCGGGGCGGCGATCGCGGCGGGAGCGGGTGGGATCGGGCTGGCCGAGCTGTTGCGGACCGGGGCGGACGCCCCGGCCGATGCACCGCAAACCAACAAGCTCGTGCTGGTGACGCTCTACGGCGGCAACGACGGGCTGAACACCGTCGTCCCGTACACCGACCCCGCCTACCACAGCGCCCGCCCGGAGTTGGCGTACGCCCCCGAGAAGGTGCTGCACCTCGACGACACCCTCGGCCTGAACCCGACCCTTCCTGGCCTGCGGCGGCTGTGGGACGAGAAGCAACTGGCAGTGGTGTTGGGGGTGGGCTACCCGATGCCCGACCGCAGTCACTTCCGATCCATGGACATCTGGCAGACGGCCTCACCGCAGGCGGCGGTGCCGACCGGTTGGGTGGGTCGGTGGCTGGACGGCACGAAGGCCGCCCCGGAGGCGGCGGTCAGCTTCGAACCGGTGCTGCCGCCGGTGCTGGCGGGGGAGACCCGCGCCGGGGCCTGTGTCGGCGTCGGCGGACTCGACCTGCCACCGGGCGTCAGCGTCGAATCGGTCGCGGCGCTCGGGGAGGTGGCGGAGGGCGAGCCCGAGATGCAGGCGCGGGCGGCCGGCACGTACCGGGATCTGCTGCGGGTGGAGCGGCTCGTACGCGGCGCCGAACAGCACCACGCTGCCGGGCCGGGCGGCGCGGCGGAGGAGCTACCGACGACCGGGCCGGGCAGCCGGAGCGTGCTGGAGACACAGTTGGCGCTCGTGGCCAGCTGCGTCGAGGCCGGCGTGCCCACCCAGGTCTACTCGGTAAGTCTGGACGGCTTCGACACGCACGCGCACGCTCTGGTCGGGCAGGAGAGCCTGCTCCGCCGGCTCGACCGCGCCCTGTCGGCGTTTCTCGACCGGATGGCGCGCACGGAGGCCGGTCGCCGGGTCACCGTGGTGGTGTACAGCGAGTTCGGCCGACGGGTGCGGGCGAACGCCTCGCAGGGCACCGACCACGGTACGGCGGGGCCGGTGTTCGTTCTGGGCCCGCAGGTCGACGGCGGCTTCTTCGGTGAGCAGCCGAGCCTGACCGACCTGGACGACGGCGATCTCAAGGCGACGGTGGACTTTCGGGATGTGTTCGGCGCCGTGCTGGCCTCGGTGCTGCACGCCGACCCCGACCGATACCTCGGCGCGGGGTACCGGTCGACGCCCCTGCCGTTGTTCCGTACGGACTGACCGCCCGGTTTCAGCGCCCGCCGCCGCGGAAGACTTCCGCGACGGTGCGCAGCATCACCTTGATGTCCAACCAGAGCGACCAGTTCTCGATGTAGTAGTTGTCGAAACGGGCCCGGTCGGAGATCGGGGTGTCCCCACGTAAGCCACTGACCTGCGCAAGGCCCGTCAGACCCACGGGCACCCGGTGCCGCATGGCGTAGTTCGGGTACGTGGCCGAGAACTGCTCGACGAAGTGCGGGCGTTCCGGGCGCGGGCCGACCACGCTCATGTCACCCCGCAGGATGTTCCACAGCTGGGGTAGTTCGTCCAGTGAGGTGCGACGCATGAACCGGCCGATCGGACCGACGCGGCGGTCGTGCGCGATGGACCAGTTCGTCTGGGACTCCTGCTCGCTGTCCGGGCGCATCGATCGGAACTTGATGACCTTGAACGGTTTGCCGTAGCGGCCGATCCGCTCCTGGTGGAAGAAGATGCCCCAGCCGCCCTCGACGAAGGTGGCGAGGGCGCAGAGCAGCAGGATCGGACTCAGCAGGATCAGCGCGGCGGCGGCGAACAGGATGTCCGAGGCGCGTTTGATGATCCACCGGGGACCCGAAAAGGTGAGGTCGTCGATCTTGGCAATCGGGATGGCGCCGATGTGGTCCGGATATCCGCCGTGCGAGCGGTAGCCCCACGGTCGCGGCACCGCCCAGAGGTCGCACCGGGAGCTGCGCGGTCGCAGCAGCGCCTCGGTGAGTGGGATCTCGGCACAGGCCGGGTCTGCGATGATCAGAACCTCGCAGTCCAGCAACCGCACGAGATGTTCGAGATCGTCCAGGCTGCCGCTGAGCGGCAGCGCGGCCGTTTCCTGGCGGGACGGTACGTCCACACAACCGACGAAACGCAGGCCGTACTGCGGGTAGCGGCGCAGCAGTCGGGCCAGTTCGAGCCCGAGCGGACCGCTGCCGATGATGATCGCGTTGTGCTCCACCCACCGCCACCGGCGCACCTGGATGGTCAACGCGCGACTGAACGCGCGACCGAGGATGACCAGCCCGGCCGAGAGTGCGACGCCACGCATGAAACCGCCGACGTACGACACCGAGGCATGCCGTTCGGCCGCGATGATGGCCACCACCGCAGCCGAGGCGAGCAGCCGTCCACAGAGGGCCGGCAACTCGTCGAGGATGCTCACGTGTCGGCGCGGCTGGTAGAGCCCACCGGCCGCGAAGACGAGCACCGTGAGTGCGGCATTGGCCAGCGTCCCGCGCCAATAGGTCTGGCTCAGCGCCAGCGGGGTGAGCAGCGCAAGGATGTCGACGGGCAGCGTCAGCATCCACGAGCGCAACCATCCCGTGCGAGAAGACGCCTGCGACCTCGGATAGGGCAGCACCGCCGTGGTGTCCAGGCCGGACGAAGGGTGCGAAGCGGGCGCCGTGGCGCTGGCCTCGCTCGCCGGGTCGTCCCGCTCCGGCGGCTCCGGTCGGGCCACCGGCACCCGCGGCGTCAGTTGACTGAGAGCTGGTACGGGTGCACTGTGACCTGTTGTCGCTTGGCTTGACATGACCCGCTCTCCCCCCGTATCCCGCAAGCCGGTCGGTTCCTACTTGGCGGCGGCGAGAATCTCCGGAACCGCATCGCGGCGCACCGCTTCGAAGAGTTGCTTGGCCTTCTCCTTGTCAGCAAGCACCACGCTCTCGGTGCCGATGGTGCCGGTGCCCTTGGTGGGGCAGGTGAGGAAGGTCAGGTTGCCGCCGCGCAGGTGGCGCAGCTCCATCCCGAGGTCCAACAGGGACATCGACTCGTCGACCGCCACCGCGTCGGCGGTGGCCCGGACGAACGAGTTCAGCTTGGTGGGGCTGGCCAGGGTGCCGCCGGAGGCGGCAGTGTCCAGAATGGACTTGATGACCTGTTGCTGGTGCTTGATGCGGGTGAAGTCGCCGTCGGCGAAGGCGTACCGCTCGCGGGCGTAGTCCAGGGCTGCGGCACCGTCCATGGTCTGCTTGCCGGCGGCGAAGTCCCGCCGCCCGTCCGGGTTGAGCGAATGCCGCGAGGTGAACGCCTTCTCGACGGTGATCTCGATGCCGCCGAGCGCGTCTACAATTTCCTTGAAGCCGGCGAAATCGACAATCGACACGTGGTCGATCCGGACGCCTGTGAACTTCTCGACCGTCTGCACCATGAGCGGTACGCCGCCCCAGGCGTACGCGGCATTGATCTTCGCGTCCCGACCGCCCCGCCCCTGCGGCGACCTGGGCACGCTCACCCAGGTGTCGCGGGGGATCGAGATGAGTTGGGCGCTCGACCGGTCCTTCGGCAGGTGGGCCAGGATGATCGTGTCGGTGCGCGAGCCGGAGGTGTTGTCCGGGTCCCGGGTGTCGCTGCCCAGGATCATGATGTTCATGGCGCCTGTCGCCACGGTCTGCGGGCGGGACTCCTCCGGGACACCCTCGAAGGCGTCGACCCGTTCGATGCTGGACTCGACGGAGCGGTAGTAGAGGCCGCCGGCCACCATGCCGGCACCACCCAGCAGCATCAGCACCAGGAAACTGACGAGCGCGATCCGCTTCCACCGGCGTCGCCGCCGCGGGCTTGCGGTGGCCGGTGCCGCAGCCGGCGGATTGTCACGACCCGCCTGCTCTGCCGGCGGCCTGTCGAAGAGCAAGGTGTCGGGCTCGCCGTCCCCGTGGTGTTGGCGCATGCGAGGGATGCTACTGATTCCGACCTGCTGATCGCATTCCCCCTTGGGTTCCATTCACGTTTCGGGGCATAGGTCGGAGTGCGCGGGGTTGCGGCGGAAATTGGATTCCGCGTGCACCGATCAACTCGCGGTTGTTACCCGTATGTTTCCTCAAGTCTGGTAAAACCTCGCCGTGGACGCCGTCAAGTTGCGTCGGGCGTTGGCCCGTACGCGCCTCGCCCCTGTAGCCGCCTTTCCGAAACGCCTGGCCGCGGTAGCCCGTTACGACGCCAAGGTGTTGCGGGTCTCCGCCCGCTGGTTGGTCGCCTCCCGGGAACATCACAACTACACCTACGAGCTGACCCGACTCAGCCGCAGCCACCTCGCCTGGTTCGTCAGCGTCGTGTGTGACCTGCCGGTCGGGCAGGTCCGGGACTATCTGACCGAGATCGAGTCGGATGACGAGCTGCGTCGGCACGTCGCCTCGGCCACCGCGGCCGCCGCGCGTCGCGGCCTTGCCGACAAGCAGGTCCGGTACGCCCGCCGCATCGGCTGGTACGCGATCGTGCGGGCCCGCCGGCCGAAGCACATCGTGGAGACCGGTGTGGACAAGGGGCTGGGCAGCTGCGTACTGGCCGCCGCCCTGCTGCGCAACGCGGCCGAGGGCCATCCGGGCCGGGTCAGCTCCATCGACATCAACCCCGAGGCCGGTTACCTGGCCCGCACGGCACCCTGGTCGGACGTGATCGACCTGGTCATCGGCGACTCGGTCGAGTCGATCGGCGCGCTGGAGCAGCCGGTCGACCTGTTCCTGCACGACAGCGACCACAGTCGAGGGTACGAGCGGCGCGAGTTCGAGGCGGTCGAGGCGAAGCTGGCCCCGGGAGCGATGCTGCTCACCGACAACGTCACCCACACCAACGTGCTTGCCAAGCACGCCGAGGCCACCGGCCGTCGGTTCCTCGCGTACCGGGAGACGCCAGCCAACCACTGGTACCCGGGCGACGGCATCGGCGTGGCCTGGTAGCCGGGTGCGGGTCGGTGCCAGGCGAAGTTGACCTAGTCTTAGCTTTCGCTTAGCTGGCTTGTCCGGCACCGACGTGGTCCGGCAGCATCAGTGCACGTGACCGACGGTACGGACGGCCCCGCCGCGCGGACAGCAGCCAAGCGCTCCCACCGGAGCCGCTGGCTGGCCGGCGGGGCCGTGGCCGCGCTCGCCACAGTCCTGGGGCTCACCCTCGCGCTGCGCTCGGGCGCCGCGCCCGCATGTGCTGCCCCGCCGCGCCTCGGCAGTGCGCTGCCGGTCGCCGCCGGTGCGTTGCTCGCCCCGCCCGCCGCCGGCAAGACGCAGCAGGGCAAGGCCACCTTCTACGACTCGAAGGGTGCGGGCGGGAACTGCTCCTATCCCGCGGCCCCCGCCGACCGGCACTACGTCGCGCTCGGCCCGAGCGAGTACGCCGACGGTGCCGCCTGCGGCGGATACCTCGACGTGACCGGGCCGAAGGGCACGATCCGCGTGCTGGTCATGGACCAGTGCCCGGAGTGCGCCCCCGGCCACGTCGACCTGTCCCGGGAGGCGTTCGCCCGGATCGCCGACCCGGTGCAGGGCATCGTCAAGGTCAGCTACCGCCTGGTGGCCGACCCGCCGCTGACCGGCCCGCTCACCTTCCGGATCAAGGAGGGCGCGTCGCAGTACTGGTTCGCCGTCCTGGTCGCCGGGCACGGCAACCCGCTGCGCTCGGTCGAGGTGCGCCAGGGCAGCTCGGGCGGGTGGCGGGCGGCCAGCCGGGAGAGCTACAACTACTGGCTGATCGACTCGGGCGCCGGTCCCGGGCCGTACCAGATCCGGGTCACCGACACCCAGGGGCACCGGGCCACCGCCACCGGCATCCGGATGTCCCCCGGCAAGGTCCAGCGCAGCACGGTCCGGATGTACGGCGGCGCCCCGGCGGCGTCGGCGGCGCCCCGGCCGTCCTCGGCCAGCCCGAAGCCGAGCCCCAGCCCGAAGCCGAGCGCCAGCGCGACGGCCGAGCCCACGCCGTCCGGCACGGTCGCGAGCGCCGATCCCACGCCCTCGGCAACGGCCCCGGTGGACGGTGCGGCGTTGGCGGCGGCCGACCCGCTGCCGGCCCCGGGCTGCGGCTGAGCGCCCTGCCGCCCCGGGCTGCGGCTGAGCGCCGGGCCGCCCCGGAGCGCCGGGCTGCCCCGGAATCAGCGACGGGCGCTGGGCCGGCCCGGAATCAGCGACGAGCGCCGGGTTCGCCGGTCAGATCGAGCCACATGAGCACCTCGTCGCGGTCATCGCCGGGGGCGACCCGCAGCGCGCCGGGCCAGCGGCCCACCTCGCGGTAGCCGAGCCGCCGGTAGAACCGGTCCAACCCCAACCCGTCCCGCACGGTCACGTGCAACGCCGCCAGCCCCAGGCCCCGGGCCACCCGCTCGGCCTCGCGCATGAGCGCCTCGCCGAAGCCGCGCCCCTGCGTGTCGGGATGGACCATCACCCGGGTCAGCACCCGCAGGTGCGGCTTCAGGTGGAACCGTGGATCGGTGAAGATCGCCATGGCCACCAGGCGGTCGCCGTCGTATCCGAGCAGCAGCCGGTCCGGACCGTCCGCGATGCCGGCCAGCGTCGGATCGGCGATCGTGCGTACCTGCTCGGCGGTGACCGGAGCCACGAAGCCGACCGCGCCGCCGGCGTTGGTGACGTCGACCCAGAGCGCGACGATCGCCGTACGCAGCTCAGGGGTCAGTTCGGCGTCGAGGACGAAGCGCAGACTCACGGGGCTGATCCTTGCCGGCCGACACCCCCGACCGCCCGTGATCGTGACCAGGGTGACAGGTCAAACGGTGCGGGAGAGGGGATTCGAACCCCCACGTCCTCTCGGACACAGGTTCCTAAGACCTGCGCGGCTGCCTGTTACGCCACTCCCGCTGGCTTCAGAGAGTCTATGCCGCCCGGCGACGGTGTCGAGCCGGCGGGCTTGACCGACGCCCGCCTCGCCGGCCGACCGCTGGCTCCGCCTCGCCCACCGACCGACGCCCGCCGACCGCCGGCTCCGCCTCGCCCACCGACCGCCGGCTCAGTCCAGCCCGAGGTCGCGGCGGAGCTTGGCGACGTGCCCGGTGGCCTTCACGTTGTAGAGCGCCCGCTCGATCTTGCCGTCCTCGTCGATGACGAACGTCGAGCGGATCACGCCGGTGACGGTACGCCCGTAGGACTGCTTCTCGCCGTACGCCCCGTAGGCGGTGAGCACCGCCTTGTCGGTGTCGGCCACGAGCGGGAAGGTGATCGCGTCGCGCTCGCGGAACTTCGCCAGCTTCTCCGGCTTGTCCGGCGAGATGCCCACCACCTCGTAGCCCGCGGCCTGGAGCGAGGCGAGCGAGTCGCGGAAGTCGCAGGCCTGCTTGGTGCAGCCGGGGGTCATCGCCGCCGGGTACGCGTACAGGATCACCCGGCGACCGCGCAGGTCGGCCAGGGTGACCTGCCCGCCGGCGTCGGTGGGCAGGGTGAACTCGGGGGCCGGGTCACCGGGGGAGAGGCGAACGGGTGCGGTCATGGCACCACCCTACTGCCGCCGCCGGCCGGCAACCGGTGGGGACAAGTCAGCTGTTGCCAGGTATTGGCAACAGCCTATGAAGGGAAATACGCTCATCCTCGCCGGCGCACGCGGGTCCGCCGTCACGTGGGAGGTCACGTGGAAATCCTGGCCATGCACATCTCCAACGGAATAATCAACGGTCCGGTCGCCGCGGCCTTCGCGGTGATCGCGCTGGCGGCGATGGCGCTCTGCGTCCGGCGCGGTCGCCACGACCTGGACGACCGGTTGGCGCCGATGG
This DNA window, taken from Micromonospora sp. FIMYZ51, encodes the following:
- a CDS encoding DUF1501 domain-containing protein; the encoded protein is MTMDPWTRRRFLRASGVAAGAAIAAGAGGIGLAELLRTGADAPADAPQTNKLVLVTLYGGNDGLNTVVPYTDPAYHSARPELAYAPEKVLHLDDTLGLNPTLPGLRRLWDEKQLAVVLGVGYPMPDRSHFRSMDIWQTASPQAAVPTGWVGRWLDGTKAAPEAAVSFEPVLPPVLAGETRAGACVGVGGLDLPPGVSVESVAALGEVAEGEPEMQARAAGTYRDLLRVERLVRGAEQHHAAGPGGAAEELPTTGPGSRSVLETQLALVASCVEAGVPTQVYSVSLDGFDTHAHALVGQESLLRRLDRALSAFLDRMARTEAGRRVTVVVYSEFGRRVRANASQGTDHGTAGPVFVLGPQVDGGFFGEQPSLTDLDDGDLKATVDFRDVFGAVLASVLHADPDRYLGAGYRSTPLPLFRTD
- a CDS encoding sugar transferase; translated protein: MLTLPVDILALLTPLALSQTYWRGTLANAALTVLVFAAGGLYQPRRHVSILDELPALCGRLLASAAVVAIIAAERHASVSYVGGFMRGVALSAGLVILGRAFSRALTIQVRRWRWVEHNAIIIGSGPLGLELARLLRRYPQYGLRFVGCVDVPSRQETAALPLSGSLDDLEHLVRLLDCEVLIIADPACAEIPLTEALLRPRSSRCDLWAVPRPWGYRSHGGYPDHIGAIPIAKIDDLTFSGPRWIIKRASDILFAAAALILLSPILLLCALATFVEGGWGIFFHQERIGRYGKPFKVIKFRSMRPDSEQESQTNWSIAHDRRVGPIGRFMRRTSLDELPQLWNILRGDMSVVGPRPERPHFVEQFSATYPNYAMRHRVPVGLTGLAQVSGLRGDTPISDRARFDNYYIENWSLWLDIKVMLRTVAEVFRGGGR
- a CDS encoding LCP family protein — translated: MLLGGAGMVAGGLYYRSVESSIERVDAFEGVPEESRPQTVATGAMNIMILGSDTRDPDNTSGSRTDTIILAHLPKDRSSAQLISIPRDTWVSVPRSPQGRGGRDAKINAAYAWGGVPLMVQTVEKFTGVRIDHVSIVDFAGFKEIVDALGGIEITVEKAFTSRHSLNPDGRRDFAAGKQTMDGAAALDYARERYAFADGDFTRIKHQQQVIKSILDTAASGGTLASPTKLNSFVRATADAVAVDESMSLLDLGMELRHLRGGNLTFLTCPTKGTGTIGTESVVLADKEKAKQLFEAVRRDAVPEILAAAK
- a CDS encoding class I SAM-dependent methyltransferase is translated as MDAVKLRRALARTRLAPVAAFPKRLAAVARYDAKVLRVSARWLVASREHHNYTYELTRLSRSHLAWFVSVVCDLPVGQVRDYLTEIESDDELRRHVASATAAAARRGLADKQVRYARRIGWYAIVRARRPKHIVETGVDKGLGSCVLAAALLRNAAEGHPGRVSSIDINPEAGYLARTAPWSDVIDLVIGDSVESIGALEQPVDLFLHDSDHSRGYERREFEAVEAKLAPGAMLLTDNVTHTNVLAKHAEATGRRFLAYRETPANHWYPGDGIGVAW
- a CDS encoding expansin EXLX1 family cellulose-binding protein encodes the protein MTDGTDGPAARTAAKRSHRSRWLAGGAVAALATVLGLTLALRSGAAPACAAPPRLGSALPVAAGALLAPPAAGKTQQGKATFYDSKGAGGNCSYPAAPADRHYVALGPSEYADGAACGGYLDVTGPKGTIRVLVMDQCPECAPGHVDLSREAFARIADPVQGIVKVSYRLVADPPLTGPLTFRIKEGASQYWFAVLVAGHGNPLRSVEVRQGSSGGWRAASRESYNYWLIDSGAGPGPYQIRVTDTQGHRATATGIRMSPGKVQRSTVRMYGGAPAASAAPRPSSASPKPSPSPKPSASATAEPTPSGTVASADPTPSATAPVDGAALAAADPLPAPGCG
- a CDS encoding GNAT family N-acetyltransferase; the protein is MSLRFVLDAELTPELRTAIVALWVDVTNAGGAVGFVAPVTAEQVRTIADPTLAGIADGPDRLLLGYDGDRLVAMAIFTDPRFHLKPHLRVLTRVMVHPDTQGRGFGEALMREAERVARGLGLAALHVTVRDGLGLDRFYRRLGYREVGRWPGALRVAPGDDRDEVLMWLDLTGEPGARR
- the bcp gene encoding thioredoxin-dependent thiol peroxidase: MTAPVRLSPGDPAPEFTLPTDAGGQVTLADLRGRRVILYAYPAAMTPGCTKQACDFRDSLASLQAAGYEVVGISPDKPEKLAKFRERDAITFPLVADTDKAVLTAYGAYGEKQSYGRTVTGVIRSTFVIDEDGKIERALYNVKATGHVAKLRRDLGLD